ATGACCCATGCGCTGGCGGTCAGCCTGGGCCCGGCAATCCGGGTGAACTGCGTTCTGCCCGGCTGGATCGAGACCGGCCCGTGGCAGAAGGCCTCGGCCCGGCGGGAAGCCCAGCATTCCGATAGCGACCGCGACCAGCACCCGGTGGGCCGCGTCGGCCGGCCTGAGGATATCGCAGGGACCGTCGCCTGGCTCGCCTCGGATGATGCGGGGTTCGTCACCGGCCAGCGCTTCGTCGTCGATGGCGGGATGGGCGTCCGGATGATCTATCAGGACTGACGGAAAACGGCGGGGCTTTGGCCCCGCCGCGTCATCCGTCGGGCGCGGGTCGGATCAGATCAGCTTGCCCATCGCCACGGCCGTGTCGGCCATGCGGTTCGAGAAGCCCCATTCATTGTCGTACCAGGTCAGGATGCGGACCATGCGCCCCTCCATGACCTTGGTCTGGTCCATATGGAAGATCGACGAATGCGGGTCGTGGTTGAAGTCGGTCGAGACCAGCGGCTCCTCGGTATAGCCCAGCACGCCCTTCAGCGGGCCGTCGGCCGCGGCCTTGATCGCGGCGTTGATCTCCTCGACCGAGGTGTCGCGGGCGGCCTCGAAGACCAGGTCCACGACCGAGACATTGGGCGTCGGCACGCGGATCGCGACGCCGTCCAGCTTGCCCTTCAGTTCCGGCAGGACCAGGCCCACGGCCTTGGCGGCGCCGGTCGAGGTCGGGATCATCGACAGCGCCGCGGCGCGGGCGCGGTAGAGGTCCTTGTGCATCGTGTCCAGCGTCGGCTGATCGCCGGTATAGCTGTGGATGGTGGTCATGAAGCCGCGGGTGATGCCGATCGTGTCGTTCAGCACCTTGGCCACCGGCGACAGGCAGTTCGTCGTGCAGCTGGCATTGGACACGACCAGGTCATCGGCCGTCAGCGTGTCGTGGTTCACGCCATAGACGATGGTCTTGTCGGCATTGTCGCCGGGCGCCGAGATCAGCACGCGCTTCGCGCCGGTCGACAGATGCGGCTGGACCTTGTCCTTGCTGGCGAAGATGCCGGTGCATTCCATGACCACGTCGACATCGCCCCAAGGCAGGTCGGCGGGGTTGCGGATGTCGGTCACCTTGATCGGGCCGCGGCCCACGTCGATGGTCGCTCCGTCGACGGTCACCTTGGCCGGGAAGCGGCCATGCACGCTGTCATAGCGCAGCAGGTGGGCGTTCGTCTCGACCGGGCCCAGGTCGTTGATGGCGACGACCTCGATATCGGTGCGGCCCGATTCGATGATTGCGCGCAGGACGTTGCGACCGATCCGGCCGAAGCCGTTGATGGCGACCTTGACTGCCATGATATCCCTCTTGAACAGGTGACGGTTGCCTTCCTCTAGCGTGGCACCGGCGGCGATGCAAACGCCGAAGGGCTGTCCGCCGCTAACGGTCGCTCAGCGCCAGAAGCTGAGATATTCGATGAACTGATCCAGCGTCCGCGCCGCCAGCAGCGGCAGGCTGCCGCCCAGCCAGATCAGGTCGATGGCAAAGGCCGCGGCGATCAGCAGCAGCAGGGCAATGGCGATCTGGTTGGTCATCGGCGCCTCCGGTCGCGGGTTTATCGCGCGGCGGATGCGCCGCGGCAAGCCCGCGCGGCGGGGCGCGTCATTCGTCGTCCTGGGGCATCAGCAGGGTCAGCTGGCCTTCCTCCTGCAGGCGGCGGATGGTGCTGACGACCTCGGTCATGGCCTCCTCGACCTCCTTGGTGCGGGGCTTGCCCAAGGCCTCGCGTTCCTCGCGCAGGCCGTCGGCCATGCGCTGCGACAGGTTGGTCAGGATGAAATCGGCGGCGGCCGCGTCGCCTTCGGCCGTGGCGGCCAAGGCGCGGACCAAGGTGGACTGGTCCAGTTCGCGCACGATGCGCGGCACCTCGCGCGGTTCGATCCGGGTGGGGATATGGGCGAAGATGAAGATCGCCTTGCGCACCCCGTCGGCGAATTCCACGTCGCGTTCGTCCAGCGCGCCCAGCACGTCGTCGCGCAGATCGGCGGCGGCGAAATTCAGGATCGCCCCCATCCGGTCGCAGGCGGGGGTGGGGATGGCGGGTTTCGGCAGCGCCTCGGCCGCGTGCAGCAGCACCAGGCCCACGCGCCGCAGCGCCGCGGGCGTCACGCCCGAGGTCATCGACATGGCCTGCGCCACCACCCGCGCCCGTTCGCGCGGCAGGGCGATGAAGGTGGCGGATGCGGCCTCGACCGGCAGCTTGGACAGCATCAGCGCGACCAGTTCGACCGATTCCGCATTGGCCAGCGCGATCAGCGATTCGCGGGGCAGGGCGCAGAGCCGCGCCCAAGGGTCGGTCTGGCCGCTGATGGCGGCGGCGCGGCGCAGGGATTCGGTGCTGTCATCGGACAGGCGCTGGCCCAGCATGGCCAGCGTGCCGTCCAGCCCGCCCGGAAAGGTGACGCCCACCGATTCCAGCCGGTCGCAGAATTCGGTGATGACGGCGTCGCGGGTCTGGCGGTCGATCACCTCCATCCCCGCCATTTCCTGCGCCAGCAGGGTCTGGGCGTCGCTGTTCAGACGGTCCAGCCCCGCCACCTCGTCGTCATCGAGCAGAAGCCGCACGATCACCGCCGCCTTCTGCCGCTGGTTCAGCCCCGTCATGCCCGCCTCCGTCGTCTTCGATGCGGGCAGTGTCGCATGACAACCCTAACCGAAGGTTGACGGGCGCGGGATTTCAGCGCGGTTCGGCGCCGAAGACCCGGGCGAAGATCGTGTCCACATGCTTGGTGTGATAGGCCAGATCGAACTTCTCCTCGATCTCGGCGGGCGACAGGGCGGCGGTCACCTCCGGGTCGGCCAAGAGCTCGGTTTTGAAATCCGCGCCCTGTTCCCAGACCTTCATCGCGTTGCGCTGGACCAGGCGATAGCTGTCCTCGCGCGACACGCCCGCCTGGGTCAGTGCCAGAAGCACCCGCTGCGACATCACGAGGCCGCGGAACTTGTTCATGTTGGCCAGCATCGTATCGGGATAGATCACCAGCTTTTCGACGACGCCTGCCAGGCGGTGCAGCGCGAAATCCAGCGTGATCGTGGTGTCCGGCCCGATCGCGCGTTCGACCGAGGAATGGCTGATGTCGCGTTCATGCCACAGGGCCACGTTCTCCAGCGCGGGGGTGACGGACATGCGCACCAGGCGGGCCAGGCCGGTCAGGTTCTCGGTCAGGACGGGGTTGCGCTTGTGCGGCATCGCCGATGATCCCTTCTGGCCGGGGCTGAAGAATTCCTCGGCCTCCAGCACCTCGGTGCGCTGCATGTGGCGGATCTCGGTCGCGACATTCTCGATCGACGACGCGATGACGCCCAGGGTCGCAAAGAACATCGCATGGCGGTCGCGCGGGATGACCTGGGTGCTGATCGGTTCTGGGCGCAGGCCCAGCTTGGCGCAGACATGCTCCTCGACCGCGGGGTCGATATTGGCGAAGGTGCCGACCGCGCCGCTGATCGCGCCGGTGGCGATCTCGTCGCGGGCGCGCAGCAGGCGCTCGCGGCCGCGGGCCATTTCGGCATGGAAGCGGGCGAAGGTCAGGCCCATCGTGGTCGGTTCCGCATGGATGCCGTGGCTGCGGCCGATGCGGACGGTGTCCTTGTGTTCCATGGCGCGGGCCTTCAGTGCGGCCAGGACGCGGTCCATTCCCACCAGCAGCAGATCGGATGCGCGGACCAGCTGGACGTTCAGCGTGGTGTCCAGCACATCGGAGCTGGTCATGCCCTGATGGACGAAGCGGGCCTGATCGGCGCCCACATGTTCGGCCAGATGGGTCAGGAAGGCGATCACGTCATGCTTGGTGACGGCCTCGATCTCGTCGATGCGGGCCACGTCGAATTCGACGTCGCGGGCCTTCCAGACGGCCTCGGCATTCTCGCGCGGGATGACGCCCAGATCGGCCTGCGCGTCGCAGGCATGGGCCTCGATCTCGAACCAGATCTTGAACTTGGTCTCGGGCGACCAGATGGCGACCATTTCGGGGCGGCTGTAACGCGGGATCATGGCGGGCTCCTTTCGCTTGGCCGGGGCATAGCGGGGCAGGGGGGCGGGGGCAAGTTTTCATCACAAACAGGTCAGCCGCCGGGGAACATTCCCCGCAATCAGCGGGTTCGGTCGCAACGAGACCCGAAACCGACCCGGAGAAGACCATGCGCCCTCCCCATGACCGCCATTCCCGCCCGACCGCGGCAGATGTCACCAGCCAGACCCGCTTTGGTCCCCGGCCCGTCCCCCAACCCGATGCGAAAGGCGTCGTGCGGCATGCCAAGGGCCAGCCGGACCGTCGCATCATCACCGATGGCCGCCAGTCCTTCGTCGAGCCGTCGACCACCGCCAAGGTCATCGTCTGGGGCGGCGTCGCCTTGGGCTTTGCGGGCCTGACCGCGGCCACCGCCGTCGTCGTGCGCAAGCTGACCGGCGACGATGACGAGCCGCGCCCCACGCATCGCGCCACCCCCGCCGCCGCGCCGCGCTTTGCCCAGATGGACGATGACGACCGCGAGGCGATGCGCCGCCGCGTCCGCGCACAGGCCCAGGACGATGCCCGCCACGCCGCGCAGCTGCGCGCGCGCGCCTCGCGCGGGCGGCGCAAGGGCAACACCGCCCAGAACCTGACCCGCACCGCCACCGACCTGTCCCAAGGGCTGAACGGCGTCGCGCAGTCGCTGGTCAGCGCCTTCCAGTCCTTCCGCGGCGTGTCGCATCAGGCGACCTCGATCGTGGGCGAATTCGTGGCGGCGGCCGATCAGCTGCGGTCGATCCTGCACGGCACGCCCGGCCCCCGTCCCGGCGCGCCCGAGCCGCGCGCCGACGCGCCCCGGCGCCCGCAGTGACCGGACGGACGAAGGCATGACCCGAACAACCGGCATCAGCGACGCCCTTTTCGGCGATCTGGACGGCGAGACCCGCCAGCGCTTCGGCCTGACCGACCCCGAGGCCCGCGCCCCGGGGCCGGAGGCCCAGGCCGTCGACCCCGCCCCCTCGGTGCCGGTGCCGGGCCTGCGCGACATGTCGCGCCAGGACCTGATCACGGTGGCCCGCCGCACCTTCACCGCCATCGGCGAGGATCGGGTCACCTCGGTTTCCGGGGGCGTCACCTTCTTCGGGCTCTTGTCGCTGTTTCCGGCGATCTCGGCCTTCGTGTCGCTCTATGGGCTCTGGGCGGATCCGCTGACCATCCAGGGGCATCTGGACATGCTGGAGCCGGTCCTGCCCGAGGGCACGCTGGCCATCGTCGAAAGCCAGGTGGTCACCATCGCCTCGGCCTCGACCGGGGTGCTGTCCCTGGCAGGGATCATGGCGCTGATGATCGCCTTCTGGTCGGCCAATGGCGGGATGAAGGCGCTGCTTTCCGCGCTGAACGTCGCCGAGTTCCAGCGCGAGACCCGCAGCTTCATCCGCCTGAACTTGGTCGCCATGTGCTTCACCTTGGGGGCCTTGGCGATGATCGCGCTGATGCTGGCGGTGATCGCGGTCGTGCCCATCGTGCTGCGCATGCTGCCCGTAAGCTGGGGGGTCGAGACGGCCCTGTCGATCATCCGCTGGCCCCTGATGATGGGCCTGCTGATCATCGGGCTGGCGGCGGTCTATCGGTGGGGCCCCGCCGCGCCGCAATCGCGCTGGCGGTGGGTGTCGCCCGGGGCGATCATCGCGGCCTTCGCGCTGCTGGCCACATCGAT
Above is a genomic segment from Paracoccus aestuarii containing:
- the gap gene encoding type I glyceraldehyde-3-phosphate dehydrogenase; this encodes MAVKVAINGFGRIGRNVLRAIIESGRTDIEVVAINDLGPVETNAHLLRYDSVHGRFPAKVTVDGATIDVGRGPIKVTDIRNPADLPWGDVDVVMECTGIFASKDKVQPHLSTGAKRVLISAPGDNADKTIVYGVNHDTLTADDLVVSNASCTTNCLSPVAKVLNDTIGITRGFMTTIHSYTGDQPTLDTMHKDLYRARAAALSMIPTSTGAAKAVGLVLPELKGKLDGVAIRVPTPNVSVVDLVFEAARDTSVEEINAAIKAAADGPLKGVLGYTEEPLVSTDFNHDPHSSIFHMDQTKVMEGRMVRILTWYDNEWGFSNRMADTAVAMGKLI
- a CDS encoding FliG C-terminal domain-containing protein, whose translation is MTGLNQRQKAAVIVRLLLDDDEVAGLDRLNSDAQTLLAQEMAGMEVIDRQTRDAVITEFCDRLESVGVTFPGGLDGTLAMLGQRLSDDSTESLRRAAAISGQTDPWARLCALPRESLIALANAESVELVALMLSKLPVEAASATFIALPRERARVVAQAMSMTSGVTPAALRRVGLVLLHAAEALPKPAIPTPACDRMGAILNFAAADLRDDVLGALDERDVEFADGVRKAIFIFAHIPTRIEPREVPRIVRELDQSTLVRALAATAEGDAAAADFILTNLSQRMADGLREEREALGKPRTKEVEEAMTEVVSTIRRLQEEGQLTLLMPQDDE
- the purB gene encoding adenylosuccinate lyase produces the protein MIPRYSRPEMVAIWSPETKFKIWFEIEAHACDAQADLGVIPRENAEAVWKARDVEFDVARIDEIEAVTKHDVIAFLTHLAEHVGADQARFVHQGMTSSDVLDTTLNVQLVRASDLLLVGMDRVLAALKARAMEHKDTVRIGRSHGIHAEPTTMGLTFARFHAEMARGRERLLRARDEIATGAISGAVGTFANIDPAVEEHVCAKLGLRPEPISTQVIPRDRHAMFFATLGVIASSIENVATEIRHMQRTEVLEAEEFFSPGQKGSSAMPHKRNPVLTENLTGLARLVRMSVTPALENVALWHERDISHSSVERAIGPDTTITLDFALHRLAGVVEKLVIYPDTMLANMNKFRGLVMSQRVLLALTQAGVSREDSYRLVQRNAMKVWEQGADFKTELLADPEVTAALSPAEIEEKFDLAYHTKHVDTIFARVFGAEPR
- a CDS encoding YihY/virulence factor BrkB family protein; translation: MTRTTGISDALFGDLDGETRQRFGLTDPEARAPGPEAQAVDPAPSVPVPGLRDMSRQDLITVARRTFTAIGEDRVTSVSGGVTFFGLLSLFPAISAFVSLYGLWADPLTIQGHLDMLEPVLPEGTLAIVESQVVTIASASTGVLSLAGIMALMIAFWSANGGMKALLSALNVAEFQRETRSFIRLNLVAMCFTLGALAMIALMLAVIAVVPIVLRMLPVSWGVETALSIIRWPLMMGLLIIGLAAVYRWGPAAPQSRWRWVSPGAIIAAFALLATSMLFSWYAANFGDYNETYGTLGAVVALMTWLWLNATIVLIGAEINSEVERQLKEMAGLQDTRTLGEKR